The Macrobrachium nipponense isolate FS-2020 chromosome 27, ASM1510439v2, whole genome shotgun sequence genome includes a region encoding these proteins:
- the LOC135200698 gene encoding uncharacterized protein LOC135200698: protein MRVKICYEREPINIINAYAPQVGRTEKEKSSFWNDMNEVTQELEEQERIVVGADFNGHVGNKNDIIEHVHGGQGIGERSPEGGSTVDFTMSFDMAIVNTFFKKKREHLITYMSGGRCTQIDYLLYNRSTGGS from the coding sequence atgagagtgaagatatgttatgaaaGGGAACCAATAAACATCATTAatgcttatgctccacaagtgggtcgtacagagaaagaaaagagcaGTTTTTGGAACGATATGaatgaggtaacgcaagaactggaagagcaggagaggattgtagtgggggcagactttaatggacatgtcggaaataaaaatgatataattgaacATGTGCATGGAGGACAGGGGATCGGGGAGAGAAGCCCAGAAGGAGGGAGTACTGTAGACTTTACCATGtcttttgatatggcaatagtgaacacgttcttcaaaaagaagagggagcacttgataacatacatgAGTGGCGGtcgatgcacacaaatagattacctcctttacaatagatcaactGGTGGAAgctag